A window from Halococcus salifodinae DSM 8989 encodes these proteins:
- a CDS encoding ATP-dependent DNA helicase — translation MAADSSPSLRFFPYESPYENQDAAIERIHDALGDERDVLFEGACGTGKTLSALVPALEFAREHDKTVVITTNVHQQMRQFVADARAINDHEPLKAAVFKGKAAMCHIDVDYEECQVLRDSTKELVDAEEDLAELEAREDDLLAASQSGDGDATEARSTVMDELEHVESEVDDLQGESICEHYYNNLTADTDAFYAWLGSDVRTPEEIYEYAEQEDLCGYELLKEGMEAMDLVVCNYHHLLDPAIREQFFRWLGRDPEDVITVFDEAHNVESAAREHATRTLTETTLDSALAELDDAGDPRADQAKNVVEAFRRALVATYDEKLGFGGAERVGEDWEDLAIANSEGRDDLTLAFLDAYTGQGIESDVEAGLALGAALDREYDRAYRNGETQVRKECQTLQTLRFVESWLADGSERAEGARSSSGERSQSDGASGGRHPVVSVREGPDGVYGRAESFASIPRDVTEPLFSSLHASVLMSATLRPFGVLEDVLGLDDPVTMAYGLTFPEANRRTFAVDTPALFASERDDPGVQESVAGTVDDAIRFTPGNTLLFFPSYAEAERYHDRIAAGTAASTYLDEPGESVESLRERFAADGNGALFTSLWGTLTEGVSFDGDDAHTVLVVGVPYPHLDDRLEAVEDAYDAAFEDSSGWEYAVEIPTIRKTRQALGRVLRSPEEIGVRALLDARYTQRGHEEMGKYSVRGTFPDEERAELVDVAPGKLKYAMLNFYTDHDAYDDPPTP, via the coding sequence GTGGCCGCCGACTCGTCTCCCTCGCTGCGATTCTTCCCGTACGAGTCCCCCTACGAGAACCAGGACGCGGCGATCGAACGCATCCACGACGCGCTCGGCGACGAACGCGACGTCCTCTTCGAGGGGGCCTGCGGAACCGGCAAAACCCTCTCGGCGCTCGTGCCTGCCCTCGAATTCGCCCGCGAGCACGACAAGACGGTGGTCATCACCACCAACGTCCACCAGCAGATGCGCCAGTTCGTCGCCGACGCCCGCGCGATCAACGACCACGAACCCCTCAAGGCCGCGGTGTTCAAGGGCAAGGCCGCGATGTGTCACATCGACGTCGACTACGAGGAGTGCCAGGTGCTCCGGGACAGCACGAAAGAGCTCGTCGACGCCGAGGAAGATCTCGCGGAGCTCGAAGCCCGCGAGGACGACCTCCTCGCGGCGAGCCAGTCGGGCGACGGCGACGCCACCGAGGCGCGAAGCACGGTGATGGACGAACTGGAGCACGTCGAGAGCGAGGTCGACGATCTCCAGGGGGAGTCGATCTGCGAGCACTACTACAACAACCTCACCGCCGACACCGACGCCTTCTACGCGTGGCTCGGGAGTGACGTCCGCACTCCGGAGGAGATCTACGAGTACGCCGAGCAGGAGGATCTCTGTGGGTACGAACTCCTCAAGGAGGGGATGGAGGCGATGGATCTCGTGGTCTGTAACTACCACCACCTGCTCGATCCCGCGATCCGCGAACAGTTCTTCCGGTGGCTCGGCCGCGATCCCGAGGACGTCATCACCGTGTTCGACGAGGCCCACAACGTCGAGAGCGCGGCACGCGAACACGCTACTCGTACGCTGACCGAGACCACGCTCGATTCCGCGCTCGCCGAGCTTGACGACGCGGGCGATCCGCGAGCGGACCAGGCGAAAAACGTCGTCGAGGCGTTCCGGCGCGCGCTCGTCGCGACCTACGACGAGAAACTAGGCTTTGGCGGTGCGGAACGCGTCGGCGAGGACTGGGAGGACCTCGCGATCGCCAACTCCGAGGGCCGCGACGATCTCACGCTCGCCTTTCTCGACGCCTACACCGGCCAGGGGATCGAAAGCGACGTGGAGGCCGGACTCGCGCTCGGGGCGGCGCTCGACCGGGAGTACGACCGGGCGTACCGCAACGGCGAGACCCAGGTCCGAAAGGAGTGCCAGACACTCCAAACCCTGCGGTTCGTCGAGTCGTGGCTCGCCGACGGGAGTGAGCGCGCCGAGGGCGCGCGATCCTCGTCGGGCGAGCGAAGTCAGTCCGACGGTGCCTCTGGAGGGCGGCATCCCGTGGTGTCGGTGCGCGAGGGGCCCGATGGCGTCTACGGCCGTGCGGAATCGTTCGCGTCGATCCCGCGTGACGTGACCGAACCGCTCTTTTCGAGCCTCCACGCGAGCGTGCTGATGAGCGCGACGCTCCGTCCGTTCGGGGTCCTCGAAGACGTGCTCGGCCTCGACGACCCGGTAACGATGGCGTACGGGCTCACGTTTCCTGAAGCCAACCGCCGGACGTTCGCGGTCGATACGCCAGCGCTGTTCGCGAGCGAGCGCGACGATCCCGGGGTCCAGGAGTCGGTCGCCGGCACGGTGGATGACGCCATTCGCTTCACGCCTGGCAACACGCTCCTCTTTTTCCCGAGCTACGCCGAGGCCGAGCGGTATCACGATCGAATCGCTGCCGGAACCGCAGCGTCGACGTATCTCGACGAACCAGGCGAGTCGGTCGAATCGCTCCGCGAGCGGTTCGCGGCGGACGGCAACGGCGCGCTCTTTACCTCGCTGTGGGGCACGCTCACTGAGGGTGTGAGCTTCGACGGCGACGACGCCCATACGGTCCTCGTGGTCGGGGTGCCCTACCCGCATCTCGACGACCGACTCGAAGCGGTCGAGGACGCCTACGACGCCGCGTTCGAGGACAGCTCGGGCTGGGAGTATGCCGTCGAGATCCCCACGATCCGGAAGACGCGTCAGGCACTCGGCCGGGTGCTGCGCTCGCCCGAGGAGATCGGCGTCCGCGCACTGCTCGATGCGCGCTACACCCAGCGCGGCCACGAGGAGATGGGGAAGTACAGCGTGCGCGGGACGTTCCCGGACGAGGAGCGCGCCGAACTCGTCGACGTTGCCCCCGGGAAACTCAAATACGCGATGCTGAACTTCTACACCGATCACGACGCCTACGACGACCCGCCGACGCCCTAA
- a CDS encoding helix-turn-helix transcriptional regulator, with amino-acid sequence MKNDLRQRRETDGSSQADLAAAVDVTRQTINAIERDRYDPSIELAFKLAAHFDCRIEELFEPELDGAGRNQEG; translated from the coding sequence ATGAAAAACGACCTCCGCCAGCGGCGGGAAACGGACGGGTCGAGCCAGGCCGATCTCGCGGCGGCGGTCGACGTCACCCGACAGACGATCAACGCCATCGAACGCGACCGGTACGACCCCTCGATCGAACTGGCGTTCAAGCTCGCCGCTCACTTCGATTGCCGAATTGAGGAGTTGTTCGAGCCGGAGTTGGATGGTGCGGGACGGAATCAGGAGGGGTGA
- a CDS encoding GIDE domain-containing protein, which translates to MVDLVVVGVGLFASVVGLGACLTGWRKRKHHRLITETPTTDVRHIDSEGPVELTGEIDGTADGDGFVSPIGRADDTVLAAWEVEEWNESGDRSNWRTVGSGIDSTPFRLSDGTDQVRVAIEDRDDDVIREWEEFPVVENVGVDDEPPEHIETFEREHDLPEQSGSITNVVDVGKAHGDRRYSEQALGPGDGIYLLGHARAAEGATTPLHPDEAVVTPVDDGTFIVSDLAEDALTDRLSTSYRLWLAGGAIAVLLGIGVVVSETTPLL; encoded by the coding sequence ATGGTCGATCTCGTCGTCGTCGGAGTCGGTCTCTTCGCCTCGGTGGTCGGACTCGGGGCGTGTCTCACGGGCTGGCGAAAGCGCAAACACCACCGTCTGATCACCGAAACACCGACGACCGACGTCCGGCACATCGACAGCGAAGGACCGGTCGAACTCACGGGCGAGATCGACGGAACCGCGGACGGAGATGGGTTCGTCTCTCCCATCGGACGAGCGGACGACACCGTCCTCGCCGCATGGGAAGTCGAGGAGTGGAACGAGAGCGGAGACCGCAGCAACTGGCGGACGGTTGGCTCGGGAATCGACTCGACGCCGTTTCGGCTCAGCGATGGGACCGATCAGGTTCGAGTAGCGATCGAAGATCGGGACGACGATGTGATCCGAGAGTGGGAGGAGTTCCCCGTCGTCGAGAACGTCGGTGTGGACGACGAACCGCCCGAGCATATCGAGACGTTCGAGCGCGAGCACGATCTCCCCGAGCAGTCCGGGTCGATCACCAACGTCGTCGACGTCGGCAAGGCCCACGGCGACCGTCGCTACTCGGAGCAAGCGCTCGGCCCGGGCGACGGGATCTACCTGCTCGGCCACGCACGAGCCGCCGAGGGCGCGACCACACCGCTCCATCCGGACGAGGCGGTCGTGACACCGGTCGACGACGGAACGTTCATCGTTTCCGACCTCGCCGAGGATGCGCTGACCGACCGACTCAGCACCAGCTACCGACTCTGGCTTGCCGGCGGCGCGATCGCGGTCCTTCTCGGTATCGGCGTGGTCGTCAGCGAGACGACACCGTTGTTGTAA
- a CDS encoding cation diffusion facilitator family transporter yields MASNRSVVIAALIANGAIAILKFAGFLLTGSAAMLSETYHSISDTGNQIFLLIGIRYGGKEASRDHPFGYGKAQFFYSFLVSVLLFGIAGWESAKHGYNAIVNPHAAEVGQASLPVIGSFPGVWVNYVVLIGAILFEGYALKKANDEMTRQIDEHGWSGYREAFRKTSDVTTLTALTEDTIAMAGAGIALFGVFLSRTTGNPLYDAVAALLIGLMLMGFAIALAWENKRLLLGESLPADEERKLRELIVGWDGVDEIVDFRTVYFGPEQLLVTADVALDANLETEAIDDSITEIENALMETQPQVRKVYIEPEV; encoded by the coding sequence ATGGCAAGCAACAGGTCCGTCGTGATCGCTGCCCTGATCGCCAACGGCGCGATCGCGATCCTCAAGTTCGCCGGCTTTCTCCTCACCGGGAGCGCGGCGATGCTTTCCGAAACCTACCACTCGATCTCCGATACGGGCAATCAGATCTTCCTCCTCATCGGGATCCGGTACGGTGGCAAGGAGGCCAGCCGCGACCACCCCTTTGGCTACGGCAAGGCACAGTTCTTCTACAGTTTCCTCGTGAGCGTCCTCCTCTTCGGGATCGCGGGCTGGGAGAGCGCGAAACACGGCTACAACGCCATCGTGAACCCCCACGCCGCGGAGGTGGGGCAGGCGTCGCTCCCCGTGATCGGCTCGTTTCCCGGCGTCTGGGTCAACTACGTGGTGCTCATCGGCGCGATCCTCTTCGAGGGGTACGCGCTCAAGAAGGCCAACGACGAGATGACTCGCCAGATCGACGAACACGGCTGGAGCGGGTACCGCGAGGCGTTCAGGAAGACGAGCGACGTGACCACGCTGACGGCGCTGACCGAGGACACCATCGCCATGGCCGGTGCGGGAATCGCGCTGTTCGGGGTGTTCCTTTCGCGCACAACCGGCAATCCGCTCTACGACGCGGTGGCCGCGCTCCTGATCGGACTCATGCTGATGGGGTTTGCGATCGCGCTCGCGTGGGAGAACAAGCGCCTCCTGCTCGGCGAGAGTCTGCCGGCCGACGAGGAGCGCAAGCTCCGTGAACTGATTGTCGGCTGGGACGGCGTCGACGAAATCGTCGACTTTCGAACGGTGTACTTCGGCCCCGAACAGCTCCTCGTGACCGCTGACGTCGCGCTCGACGCGAACCTCGAAACCGAGGCCATCGACGACTCCATCACCGAGATCGAGAACGCCCTGATGGAGACCCAACCCCAGGTGCGGAAGGTCTATATCGAACCCGAGGTCTGA
- a CDS encoding DNA polymerase II large subunit codes for MQALVSADQFDAFVDTLKDMADRVENILGIEGVADRVRELEGEMSREEAALELATDFAEGRVGDYETDAGKIEGAVRTAVALLTEGVVAAPIEGIDRVELAANPDGSEFVRVFYAGPIRSAGGTAQALSVLVADYTRALLGLAEYEAREEEVERYAEEVDLYGSETGLQYSPKDAETKFIARNSPVMLDGEATGQEEVSGFRDLERVGTNNPRGGMCLVLAEGIAQKAPKIERYTTDLDEVDWPWLDDLIAGTVGKTDDGDADATEDPDEVDDGDETDDEPESAADEDSEPDGPLRPEPSTKFLRDLIAGRPVFGHPSEAGGFRLRYGRARNHGFATAGVHPATMHLVDDFLATGTQLKTERPGKAAGVVPVDSIEGPTVRLANGDVRRIDDPETALELRNGVEAILDLGEYLVNYGEFVENNHPLAPASYTHDWWIQEFDATDANVQALADSTRVDLEHPSSEEAIEWAIEFDAPLHPEYTYCWHDISVEQFTTLADAVAAGELVDGELALEPAPEVRDALEDLLVPHNQAADALRVAEYQALVRSLGFDENCDRTWDALSEGARAWSNAMKAAREVAPFALRERAPTRIGGRMGRPEKSEQRELSPAVHTLFPIGEAGGNQRDVSKAAEYVHDDVGERGVVPVQVGRRECVDCGEQSYETRCPDCGGVTEPRYECRDCEIAVEPDESGRAECPRCGSEATPTEWRTVDIREEFHDALDAVGERESAFDMVKGVKGLTSKLKTPEPMEKGVLRAKHGVSSFKDGTVRYDMTDLPVTSVRPAELDVSVDQFRELGYHEDIDGQPLHHADQLVELRVQDVVLSNGAAEHLLRTADFVDDLLEKYYGLDTFYDFDDRDDLVGELVFGMAPHTSAAVVGRVVGFTSAAVGYAHPYFHASKRRNCDGDEDCVMLLMDGLLNFSKEYLPDKRGGRMDAPLVMSSRIDPAEIDDEAHNMDVVERYPREFYESTLEMADPGSVDIEIAEESIGTDTEYTGFRHTHDTSNLALGPSLSAYKTLGAMTEKMDAQLELARKLRAVDETDVAERIIEYHFLPDLIGNLRAFSRQETRCLDCGTKYRRMPLTGECRECGGGVNLTVHEGSVKKYIDTATRVAEEYGTRDYTKQRLEVLDRTLESVFENDKNKQSGIADFM; via the coding sequence ATGCAAGCTCTCGTGTCTGCGGATCAGTTCGATGCGTTCGTCGATACGTTGAAGGACATGGCCGACCGCGTGGAGAACATCCTCGGGATCGAGGGCGTCGCCGATCGGGTGCGTGAACTCGAAGGCGAGATGAGCCGGGAGGAGGCCGCCCTCGAACTCGCCACGGACTTCGCTGAGGGCCGCGTCGGCGATTACGAGACCGACGCCGGCAAGATCGAGGGTGCGGTCCGGACCGCAGTCGCGCTCCTCACCGAGGGCGTGGTCGCCGCCCCGATCGAGGGTATCGATCGGGTCGAACTCGCCGCAAATCCCGACGGCTCGGAGTTCGTCCGGGTGTTCTACGCCGGACCGATCCGCTCGGCCGGTGGGACCGCTCAGGCGCTCTCTGTACTCGTCGCGGACTACACCCGCGCACTGCTCGGTCTCGCCGAATACGAGGCCCGTGAGGAGGAAGTCGAACGCTACGCCGAGGAGGTCGACCTCTACGGCTCCGAAACTGGCCTCCAGTACTCCCCGAAAGACGCCGAGACGAAGTTCATCGCCCGGAACTCGCCGGTGATGCTCGACGGCGAGGCCACCGGCCAGGAAGAGGTCTCGGGCTTTCGCGACCTCGAACGGGTGGGGACGAACAACCCACGCGGCGGGATGTGTCTCGTGCTCGCTGAAGGGATCGCCCAGAAGGCCCCGAAGATCGAGCGCTACACGACCGATCTCGACGAGGTGGACTGGCCGTGGCTCGACGACCTGATCGCCGGCACTGTCGGAAAGACCGACGACGGCGACGCCGACGCTACCGAAGACCCCGACGAAGTCGACGACGGCGACGAAACCGACGACGAACCGGAGTCGGCTGCCGACGAGGATTCAGAACCCGACGGTCCGCTCAGGCCCGAGCCCTCGACGAAGTTCCTCCGGGACCTGATCGCCGGCCGGCCGGTGTTCGGCCACCCGAGCGAGGCCGGCGGGTTCCGGCTGCGGTACGGCCGCGCGCGCAACCACGGCTTCGCGACCGCGGGCGTCCATCCGGCGACGATGCATCTCGTCGACGACTTCCTCGCGACCGGCACCCAGTTGAAGACCGAACGGCCAGGCAAGGCCGCCGGCGTCGTCCCCGTCGACTCGATCGAGGGGCCCACCGTCAGACTGGCGAACGGCGACGTCCGCCGGATCGACGACCCCGAGACCGCGCTCGAACTCAGAAACGGGGTCGAGGCCATCCTCGATCTCGGCGAGTACCTCGTCAACTACGGGGAGTTCGTCGAGAACAATCACCCGCTCGCACCCGCCTCCTACACCCACGACTGGTGGATCCAGGAGTTCGACGCGACCGACGCGAACGTCCAAGCGCTCGCGGACTCGACGCGGGTCGACCTCGAACACCCCTCCTCTGAAGAAGCGATCGAGTGGGCGATCGAGTTCGACGCCCCGCTCCACCCCGAGTACACCTACTGCTGGCACGACATCTCGGTCGAGCAGTTCACAACGCTCGCCGATGCGGTCGCGGCGGGAGAACTCGTCGACGGCGAGCTGGCGCTCGAACCCGCGCCCGAAGTCCGTGACGCGCTCGAAGACCTACTCGTTCCGCACAATCAGGCCGCCGACGCACTCCGCGTCGCCGAGTACCAGGCGCTCGTCCGATCCCTCGGATTCGACGAGAACTGTGATCGGACGTGGGACGCTCTCTCCGAGGGGGCGCGCGCGTGGTCGAACGCGATGAAGGCCGCCCGCGAGGTCGCACCGTTCGCGCTCCGCGAACGCGCCCCCACCCGGATCGGTGGCCGGATGGGGCGGCCGGAAAAATCCGAGCAGCGCGAACTCTCGCCCGCGGTCCACACCCTGTTTCCGATCGGCGAGGCCGGCGGCAACCAGCGCGACGTGAGCAAAGCGGCCGAGTACGTCCACGACGACGTCGGGGAGCGCGGTGTCGTCCCGGTGCAGGTCGGCCGGCGTGAGTGCGTCGACTGCGGCGAGCAGAGCTACGAGACCAGATGCCCCGACTGCGGCGGCGTCACCGAGCCGCGCTACGAGTGTCGCGACTGCGAGATCGCGGTCGAACCCGACGAGTCGGGGCGGGCCGAGTGCCCGCGCTGCGGCAGTGAGGCAACCCCGACCGAGTGGCGCACGGTCGACATCCGCGAGGAGTTCCACGACGCGCTCGACGCGGTCGGTGAGCGCGAGAGCGCCTTCGACATGGTGAAAGGCGTGAAGGGGTTGACCTCGAAGCTCAAAACGCCCGAACCGATGGAGAAGGGCGTCCTGCGCGCGAAACACGGCGTTTCGTCGTTCAAGGACGGCACAGTCAGGTACGACATGACCGACCTTCCGGTGACGAGCGTCCGTCCTGCCGAACTCGACGTCTCGGTCGATCAGTTCCGCGAGCTCGGCTACCACGAAGACATCGACGGCCAGCCGCTCCATCATGCCGACCAGCTGGTCGAACTCCGGGTTCAGGACGTCGTGCTCTCGAACGGTGCGGCCGAGCATCTCCTCCGAACGGCGGATTTCGTCGACGACCTCTTGGAGAAATACTACGGCCTCGATACTTTCTACGACTTCGACGATCGCGACGACCTCGTGGGCGAACTCGTTTTCGGGATGGCCCCCCACACCTCGGCGGCGGTCGTTGGGCGGGTCGTCGGCTTCACGAGCGCCGCCGTTGGCTACGCTCATCCGTACTTTCACGCCTCGAAGCGACGCAATTGTGACGGCGACGAGGATTGTGTCATGCTGTTGATGGACGGGCTGTTGAACTTCTCGAAGGAGTACCTGCCCGACAAGCGGGGTGGGCGGATGGACGCGCCGCTGGTGATGTCCTCACGGATCGATCCCGCCGAAATCGACGACGAGGCGCACAACATGGACGTGGTCGAGCGCTACCCCCGCGAGTTCTACGAGTCGACCCTCGAGATGGCGGATCCCGGAAGCGTCGACATCGAGATCGCCGAGGAAAGTATCGGCACCGACACGGAGTACACTGGCTTTCGCCACACCCACGACACCTCGAACCTCGCGCTCGGGCCGTCGCTGTCGGCGTACAAGACCCTGGGCGCGATGACCGAGAAGATGGACGCCCAGCTCGAACTCGCCAGAAAGCTCCGCGCCGTCGATGAGACCGACGTCGCCGAGCGCATCATCGAGTACCACTTCCTCCCCGACCTCATCGGCAATCTCAGAGCGTTCTCGCGCCAGGAGACCCGGTGTCTCGACTGCGGTACCAAGTACCGCCGGATGCCGCTCACGGGCGAGTGCCGGGAGTGCGGCGGCGGCGTGAACTTGACTGTCCACGAGGGATCGGTGAAGAAGTACATCGACACCGCCACTCGGGTCGCCGAAGAGTACGGTACTCGCGACTACACCAAACAGCGCCTCGAAGTGCTCGATCGAACCTTGGAGAGTGTTTTCGAAAATGATAAGAACAAGCAGAGCGGGATTGCCGATTTCATGTAA
- the hisH gene encoding imidazole glycerol phosphate synthase subunit HisH: protein MSETQTQRTTASVVVVDYGLGNLRSATRGLERAGADVEITDDPDAFAAADGIVLPGVGAFREGVENAGPYREALLDAADAGTPVFGICLGMQMLLTTSEEAERAGEGDVEGLDLIPGRNVRFEGDLKVPHMGWNELAIERDHPLVEGVDSVASKTPRTDGTAAGGSVDGEYAYFVHSYYAEPDDESAVVARTEYGVDFPSVVANDSGTVFGTQFHPEKSGETGLQILRNFVDLCAE, encoded by the coding sequence ATGAGCGAAACGCAGACCCAGCGGACCACGGCGTCGGTGGTCGTGGTCGACTACGGCCTCGGCAACCTCCGGAGCGCGACCCGCGGCCTCGAACGCGCGGGGGCCGACGTGGAGATCACCGACGATCCAGACGCGTTCGCGGCCGCGGACGGGATCGTGCTGCCGGGCGTCGGCGCGTTTCGGGAAGGCGTCGAGAACGCCGGCCCCTATCGGGAGGCACTGCTCGACGCTGCCGACGCAGGGACGCCGGTGTTCGGCATCTGTCTCGGGATGCAGATGCTCCTCACCACGAGTGAGGAGGCCGAACGCGCGGGTGAAGGCGACGTCGAGGGGCTCGATCTGATCCCCGGCCGGAACGTCCGGTTCGAGGGCGATCTGAAAGTCCCCCACATGGGCTGGAACGAGCTCGCGATCGAGCGCGACCACCCGCTCGTCGAAGGGGTGGATAGCGTGGCGTCGAAGACGCCACGGACAGACGGAACCGCCGCCGGCGGTTCCGTCGATGGAGAGTACGCCTACTTCGTTCACTCCTACTACGCCGAGCCCGACGACGAGAGCGCGGTCGTCGCCCGCACGGAGTACGGCGTCGACTTCCCGTCGGTTGTGGCCAACGACTCGGGTACCGTGTTCGGCACGCAGTTCCACCCCGAGAAGAGCGGCGAGACCGGGCTGCAGATTTTGCGGAACTTCGTCGATCTCTGCGCCGAATAA